A stretch of the Lolium perenne isolate Kyuss_39 chromosome 3, Kyuss_2.0, whole genome shotgun sequence genome encodes the following:
- the LOC127342985 gene encoding factor of DNA methylation 1 isoform X2 — protein sequence MYTSDSEAPDGFHKERASRKSNQSTDSLFQQHTTGVGSAAYRQGRDNVTRQSQLTAMDPQHVQNRDDQFVWPWMGVLVNVPTEWKNGRHVGESGNRLKERLSCFCPQKVIPLWNYRGHTGNAIVEFGKDWIGFNSALAFENHFESEGYGKLDWKMRKPRGSEMFGWIARADDQKSPGPIGEYLQKNGDLKTISDVEDEETRKTDKLVANLAGEIELKRRHVEELKCKYNETTTTLDMMMEQKDQILREYTEEIHRMQQIARAHSQRIIDENQKRRSELESKMQDLDSRSKQLDELAARSVSDRRKLEHEKEKNGVKTNHLKMATLEQQRADENVLKLVEKHKLEKQAALDKIIKLEQQLDAKQKLELEIKQLQGKLEVMKHMPGEEESESKKKIDELSEELQDKYDEMDGMESLHRTLLIKEQKSNEELQDARKKLIYGLQNITTGRANIGIKSMGELNLKSFVVALKSKFSIEDAEVTAAILCSKWQAEIENLEWHPFRVVMVDGKKTELLCEDDEKLHALKEEYGEEVYALVTKALLELNEYNPSGRCAVPELWNYKEGRKATLKEVFQYVLRQWRAHKKR from the exons ATGTACACCAGCGACAGCGAGGCCCCTGATGG GTTTCACAAGGAAAGAGCTTCTAGGAAAAGCAATCAGAGTACGGATAGCCTATTTCAGCAGCATACAACTGGAGTAGGTTCCGCAGCTTATCGGCAGGGGAGAGACAACGTGACCCGCCAGTCCCAGCTAACGGCTATGGATCCTCAGCATGTTCAGAATAGAGATGACCAGTTCGTCTGGCCCTGGATGGGTGTTCTGGTCAATGTACCTACTGAATGGAAAAATGGGCGCCATGTTGGAGAGAGTGGGAACCGGTTGAAGGAGAGGCTCTCGTGCTTTTGCCCTCAGAAGGTTATTCCTTTGTGGAATTATAGAGGCCACACAGGGAATGCTATTGTTGAATTTGGAAAAGACTGGATTGGCTTCAATAGCGCGCTTGCCTTTGAAAATCACTTTGAGTCAGAAGGATATGGCAAGCTGGATTGGAAGATGCGCAAACCTCGAGGATCAGAGATGTTTGGTTGGATTGCAAGAGCTGATGATCAGAAATCTCCAGGGCCAATCGGAGAATATCTTCAAAAAAATGGTGACTTGAAAACTATCTCTGATGTTGAGGATGAAGAAACACGCAAAACCGACAAACTGGTAGCTAATCTAGCTGGCGAGATTGAGCTAAAGAGAAGGCATGTGGAAGAACTTAAATGCAAGTACAATGAGACGACCACCACACTTGACATGATGATGGAGCAAAAGGATCAGATCCTCCGTGAATACACTGAAG AAATACACAGGATGCAGCAAATTGCTCGTGCCCATTCACAGAGGATAATTGATGAGAATCAAAAGCGACGTTCAGAACTGGAATCCAAGATGCAGGACCTTGACTCAAGATCCAAGCAGCTCGACGAGTTAGCTGCTCGTAGTGTCTCTGATAGAAGGAAACTTGAGCACGAGAAGGAAAAG AACGGTGTTAAAACAAATCACCTGAAGATGGCAACACTGGAGCAACAGAGGGCTGATGAAAATGTGCTCAAGCTTGTGGAAAAACACAAG TTGGAGAAACAAGCCGCTCTAGATAAGATTATCAAGTTGGAGCAGCAACTGGATGCCAAGCAGAAGCTCGAGTTAGAAATAAAACAGCTTCAGGGTAAACTGGAAGTAATGAAGCAtatgccaggtgaggaagaatctGAATCAAAGAAGAAAATAGATGAGCTCAGTGAGGAGTTACAAGACAAGTATGATGAAATGGATGGAATGGAATCGCTCCACCGTACTCTGCTTATCAAGGAACAGAAGAGCAACGAGGAGCTGCAAGATGCTCGGAAGAAGCTGATATAT GGTTTGCAGAATATTACAACTGGCCGAGCAAATATTGGCATTAAAAGTATGGGCGAGCTTAATCTGAAATCATTTGTAGTCGCTCTCAAGAGTAAATTTTCAATAGAAGATGCAGAAGTTACTGCTGCCATACTTTGTTCAAAGTGGCAGGCTGAGATTGAAAACCTAGAATGGCACCCTTTTAGGGTTGTTATGGTTGATGGAAAAAAAACG GAACTTCTCTGTGAGGATGATGAGAAGCTTCATGCTCTGAAGGAAGAGTATGGTGAAGAAGTGTATGCTTTGGTAACGAAGGCGCTTCTTGAACTTAACGAGTACAACCCGAGTGGCCGCTGTGCTGTACCAGAGCTGTGGAATTACAAGGAGGGACGCAAAGCTACACTGAAAGAAGTCTTCCAGTACGTCCTGAGACAGTGGCGGGCGCACAAGAAGCGATGA
- the LOC127342985 gene encoding factor of DNA methylation 1 isoform X1, which yields MYTSDSEAPDGRFHKERASRKSNQSTDSLFQQHTTGVGSAAYRQGRDNVTRQSQLTAMDPQHVQNRDDQFVWPWMGVLVNVPTEWKNGRHVGESGNRLKERLSCFCPQKVIPLWNYRGHTGNAIVEFGKDWIGFNSALAFENHFESEGYGKLDWKMRKPRGSEMFGWIARADDQKSPGPIGEYLQKNGDLKTISDVEDEETRKTDKLVANLAGEIELKRRHVEELKCKYNETTTTLDMMMEQKDQILREYTEEIHRMQQIARAHSQRIIDENQKRRSELESKMQDLDSRSKQLDELAARSVSDRRKLEHEKEKNGVKTNHLKMATLEQQRADENVLKLVEKHKLEKQAALDKIIKLEQQLDAKQKLELEIKQLQGKLEVMKHMPGEEESESKKKIDELSEELQDKYDEMDGMESLHRTLLIKEQKSNEELQDARKKLIYGLQNITTGRANIGIKSMGELNLKSFVVALKSKFSIEDAEVTAAILCSKWQAEIENLEWHPFRVVMVDGKKTELLCEDDEKLHALKEEYGEEVYALVTKALLELNEYNPSGRCAVPELWNYKEGRKATLKEVFQYVLRQWRAHKKR from the exons ATGTACACCAGCGACAGCGAGGCCCCTGATGG TAGGTTTCACAAGGAAAGAGCTTCTAGGAAAAGCAATCAGAGTACGGATAGCCTATTTCAGCAGCATACAACTGGAGTAGGTTCCGCAGCTTATCGGCAGGGGAGAGACAACGTGACCCGCCAGTCCCAGCTAACGGCTATGGATCCTCAGCATGTTCAGAATAGAGATGACCAGTTCGTCTGGCCCTGGATGGGTGTTCTGGTCAATGTACCTACTGAATGGAAAAATGGGCGCCATGTTGGAGAGAGTGGGAACCGGTTGAAGGAGAGGCTCTCGTGCTTTTGCCCTCAGAAGGTTATTCCTTTGTGGAATTATAGAGGCCACACAGGGAATGCTATTGTTGAATTTGGAAAAGACTGGATTGGCTTCAATAGCGCGCTTGCCTTTGAAAATCACTTTGAGTCAGAAGGATATGGCAAGCTGGATTGGAAGATGCGCAAACCTCGAGGATCAGAGATGTTTGGTTGGATTGCAAGAGCTGATGATCAGAAATCTCCAGGGCCAATCGGAGAATATCTTCAAAAAAATGGTGACTTGAAAACTATCTCTGATGTTGAGGATGAAGAAACACGCAAAACCGACAAACTGGTAGCTAATCTAGCTGGCGAGATTGAGCTAAAGAGAAGGCATGTGGAAGAACTTAAATGCAAGTACAATGAGACGACCACCACACTTGACATGATGATGGAGCAAAAGGATCAGATCCTCCGTGAATACACTGAAG AAATACACAGGATGCAGCAAATTGCTCGTGCCCATTCACAGAGGATAATTGATGAGAATCAAAAGCGACGTTCAGAACTGGAATCCAAGATGCAGGACCTTGACTCAAGATCCAAGCAGCTCGACGAGTTAGCTGCTCGTAGTGTCTCTGATAGAAGGAAACTTGAGCACGAGAAGGAAAAG AACGGTGTTAAAACAAATCACCTGAAGATGGCAACACTGGAGCAACAGAGGGCTGATGAAAATGTGCTCAAGCTTGTGGAAAAACACAAG TTGGAGAAACAAGCCGCTCTAGATAAGATTATCAAGTTGGAGCAGCAACTGGATGCCAAGCAGAAGCTCGAGTTAGAAATAAAACAGCTTCAGGGTAAACTGGAAGTAATGAAGCAtatgccaggtgaggaagaatctGAATCAAAGAAGAAAATAGATGAGCTCAGTGAGGAGTTACAAGACAAGTATGATGAAATGGATGGAATGGAATCGCTCCACCGTACTCTGCTTATCAAGGAACAGAAGAGCAACGAGGAGCTGCAAGATGCTCGGAAGAAGCTGATATAT GGTTTGCAGAATATTACAACTGGCCGAGCAAATATTGGCATTAAAAGTATGGGCGAGCTTAATCTGAAATCATTTGTAGTCGCTCTCAAGAGTAAATTTTCAATAGAAGATGCAGAAGTTACTGCTGCCATACTTTGTTCAAAGTGGCAGGCTGAGATTGAAAACCTAGAATGGCACCCTTTTAGGGTTGTTATGGTTGATGGAAAAAAAACG GAACTTCTCTGTGAGGATGATGAGAAGCTTCATGCTCTGAAGGAAGAGTATGGTGAAGAAGTGTATGCTTTGGTAACGAAGGCGCTTCTTGAACTTAACGAGTACAACCCGAGTGGCCGCTGTGCTGTACCAGAGCTGTGGAATTACAAGGAGGGACGCAAAGCTACACTGAAAGAAGTCTTCCAGTACGTCCTGAGACAGTGGCGGGCGCACAAGAAGCGATGA
- the LOC127342986 gene encoding hydroquinone glucosyltransferase-like produces the protein MSATKPPHIVLLVSPGAGAGHLRPVAELARRLAADNGFTATIVTYTNHSSPTQYSVLSSLPPSITTTALPEVPTDDLPNHARIETRLITVVRRTLPHLRELLRSLSDAPAGVAAFLADVFCPSALQVAAELGIPRYVVFTANLMALASFLYLPEQDSATTCEYRDLPEAVLLPGCVPLRGADLIEPIQDRANPAYPLMVDLGRQYLLADGFIVNTFDGMEHDAISAFQELSDKGVYPPVYPVGPITRQCSDEDAQHGCLRWLDGHAAGSVLYVCFGSGGALSVEQTLELAAGLEASGQRFLWVVCFPSDKDCSAGYLGSPADNHGDDPLSYLPEGFVEMTSGWGLAVPLWAPQVEILNHPAVGGFLSHCGWNSTLESAAAGVPMAAWPLFAEQRMNAVMLEERTGMALPLKAREDDGVVPKEEVAAAVKELMTGEKGEAARLKAREMRDAVAVALAPDGPARRALEAVASKWKSTDGTGE, from the coding sequence ATGTCAGCGACAAAACCCCCGCATATCGTCCTGCTGGTGAGCCCCGGGGCTGGGGCCGGGCACCTCCGCCCGGTGGCCGAGCTTGCTAGGCGCCTCGCCGCGGACAACGGTTTCACTGCCACGATCGTCACCTACACCAACCACTCCTCGCCCACCCAGTACTCCGTCCTCtcctccctcccgccgtccatcaccaccaccgcgcTACCCGAGGTGCCCACCGACGATCTTCCGAACCACGCGCGTATCGAGACCCGCCTCATCACCGTCGTCCGCCGCACCTTGCCTCACCTCCGCGAGCTACTGCGCTCCCTCAGCGACGCCCCCGCTGGCGTCGCGGCCTTCTTGGCGGACGTGTTCTGCCCGTCGGCGCTCCAGGTCGCCGCGGAGCTCGGCATCCCCCGCTACGTCGTCTTCACCGCCAACCTCATGGCGCTCGCGTCATTTCTCTACCTCCCGGAGCAAGACAGCGCCACGACCTGCGAATACCGGGACCTCCCGGAGGCCGTCCTCCTCCCGGGGTGCGTGCCGCTGCGCGGCGCCGATCTCATCGAGCCCATCCAGGACCGCGCCAACCCAGCGTACCCGCTCATGGTGGATCTTGGGCGCCAATACCTCCTCGCCGATGGCTTCATCGTCAACACCTTCGACGGCATGGAGCACGATGCCATTAGCGCGTTCCAGGAGCTCTCTGACAAAGGCGTCTACCCTCCGGTTTACCCAGTGGGTCCCATTACCCGTCAGTGCTCCGACGAAGATGCCCAGCACGGCTGCTTACGCTGGCTGGACGGCCATGCAGCCGGCTCTGTACTGTACGTGTGCTTCGGCAGCGGCGGGGCGCTGTCCGTGGAGCAAACCttggagctggcagccgggctggaGGCCAGCGGGCAAAGGTTCCTGTGGGTGGTGTGTTTCCCCAGCGACAAGGACTGCAGCGCGGGCTATCTCGGGTCGCCTGCCGACAACCACGGCGATGACCCCCTGAGCTACCTGCCGGAAGGATTCGTGGAGATGACGAGCGGCTGGGGGCTCGCCGTGCCGCTGTGGGCGCCGCAGGTGGAGATCCTGAACCACCCCGCCGTGGGAGGGTTCCTGTCGCACTGCGGGTGGAACTCCACGCTCGAGAGCGCGGCGGCCGGCGTGCCGATGGCGGCGTGGCCGCTGTTCGCGGAGCAGAGGATGAACGCTGTGATGCTGGAAGAGAGGACCGGGATGGCGCTGCCGCTCAAGGCAAGGGAGGACGACGGCGTGGTGCCGAaggaggaggtggcggcggccGTGAAGGAGCTGATGACAGGGGAGAAGGGAGAGGCGGCAAGGTTGAAGGCGAGAGAGATGCGGGACGCCGTGGCCGTGGCGTTGGCGCCGGATGGGCCAGCTCGCAGGGCGCTGGAGGCGGTGGCCAGCAAGTGGAAGAGCACAGATGGCACGGGCGAATGA